The following coding sequences lie in one Cannabis sativa cultivar Pink pepper isolate KNU-18-1 chromosome 5, ASM2916894v1, whole genome shotgun sequence genomic window:
- the LOC115715658 gene encoding CEN-like protein 1, with product MSRSAIQTLSVARVIGDVVDNFNPSVKMTVIYNNPDKQVCNGYEFMPSNILSKPRVDIGGEDMRTSYTLIMVDPDAPSPSDPYLKEHLHWIVTDIPGTTSVSFGKEIVSYEAPKPVVGIHRFVFILLKQRGRQTVRAPALRDCFNTRTFSQDNNLGLPVAIVYFNAQRETAARSRRSN from the exons atgtcaAGGTCAGCAATACAAACTTTAAGTGTGGCAAGAGTAATAGGAGATGTGGTTGACAATTTCAATCCTAGTGTAAAAATGACTGTCATTTATAACAACCCTGATAAGCAAGTTTGTAATGGCTACGAGTTCATGCCTTCTAATATTTTGTCTAAACCTCGAGTGGATATTGGTGGAGAAGATATGAGAACATCTTACACACTC ATTATGGTAGATCCAGATGCTCCAAGCCCTAGTGATCCCTACTTAAAAGAACACCTTCACTg GATAGTCACAGACATTCCAGGTACAACTAGTGTATCCTTTG GAAAAGAAATTGTGAGTTATGAAGCTCCAAAACCGGTGGTGGGGATTCATAGGTTTGTATTCATCTTACTCAAGCAAAGAGGAAGACAAACTGTGAGAGCACCAGCTTTGAGAGACTGTTTTAACACAAGGACATTTTCTCAAGACAACAATCTGGGTCTCCCCGTGGCTATTGTATACTTCAATGCACAAAGAGAAACTGCTGCTAGATCAAGAAGAAGCAATTAA